DNA from Petropleomorpha daqingensis:
TCCGGCCGGTCGCGCCCGGGCCGCCGTGGAAGAGGGTGTCCCCCGTGAACACGGCGCCGAGGTCCGGCGCGTGCAGGCAGGTGCTGCCCGGCGAGTGACCCGGCGTGGACAGCGCCATGAGGGTCACCCCGGCGACGCGGAACGTCGTCCCCTCGCCGAGCTCCTCGTCCGGGTCGACCCCGTCGTGGGTCATGTCCCACAGCATCCGGTCGGCGGGGTTGAACCAGATCGGCGCGCCGGTCGCCCCGCGCAGGGCCGGCGCCGCCGTGATGTGGTCGTTGTGCCCGTGGGTCAGCACGATCGCGGTCACCCGGCGGCCGCCGATCGCCGCCACGATCGGCGCCGCGTCGTGCGGGGCGTCGATCACGAGCACCTCGTCGTCGTCCCCGACCAGCCAGACGTTGTTGTCGACGTCGAAGTCCTGCCCGTCGAGGCTGAAGACCCCGGAGACGACGACCTTCTCGATCCGGGGAGTCATCAGAAGACGACCACCGACCGCAGCACCTCGCCGCGGTGCATCTTCTCGAACGCCTCCTCGACGTCCTTGAGCGCGATCGTCTCGGAGACGAACTCGTCGAGCGGGAAGCGGCCCTGCAGGTACAGGTCGATGAGCATCGGGAAGTCGCGGCTGGGCAGGCAGTCGCCGTACCAGGAGGACTTGATCGCCCCACCCCGACCGAAGATCTCGATCGCCGGGAGCTCGACCTTCATGTCCGGCGTCGGGACGCCGACCATCACCACCCGGCCGGCCAGGTCGCGGGCGTAGAAGGCCTGCTCGAAGACCTTGGGGTGGCCGACCGCGTCGATCGCGACATCGGCGCCGAACCCGCCGGTGAGCGCCTTGACCGCCTCGACCGCGTCCTCGTTCGTCGAGTTGACCGTGTGGGTGGCGCCGAGCTTCCGGGCCCACTCCAGCTTCCGGTCGTCGATGTCGACGGCGACGATCGTCGTCGCGCCCGCGAGCTTGGCGCCCGCGATGGCCGCGTCACCCACGCCGCCGCAACCGAAGACGGCGACGCTCTCGCCACGCTTGACCGCGCCGGTGTTGATCGCCGCGCCGACGCCGGCCATCACACCGCAGCCCAGCAGCCCCGCGGCGGTCGGCGGCGCGGCCGGGTCGACCTTCGTGCACTGGCCCGAGTGCACCAGGGTCTTCTCCACGAACGCGCCGATCCCGAGGGCCGGGGACAGGACGGTGCCGTCCAGCAGCGTCATCTTCTGCGCGGCGTTGTGGGTGTTGAAGCAGTACTGCGGCTCGCCCTTGAGACAGGCCCGGCACTGCCCGCACACCGCGCGCCAGTTGAGGATCACGTAGTCGCCGACCGCCACGTTGGTGACGCCCTCGCCGACCGCCGAGACGACGCCCGCGGCCTCGTGCCCGAGCAGGAACGGGAAGTCGTCGTTGATCCCACCCTCGCGGTAGTGCAGGTCGGTGTGGCAGACCCCGCAGGCCTGGACGTCGACGACGGCCTCACCCGGACCCGGGTCGGGCACCACGATCGTCTCGATGCTGACCGGCTGACCCTTCGCGCGGGCGACGACGCCCCGAACCTCGTACGGCATGGCCCGAGCCTAGAGCGGGCCGTCCCGACGTCACGGGGCCGTCTCGTTCAACGAGCAAGGATCCGGAAGCGGACGTACCGTTTCCCCGCTTCCAGGCATCTCTCAGGCCGGACACAGGCGTCCGGTCGCCGCCGAGCGGAGGTCCTTTCGTGGCAGTGCCCGGATTTCTCGCACGTGAGCGCATCATCGCCAAACCCGGCTTCAACCGCTGGCTCATCCCACCGGCCGCCCTGGCCGTCCACCTGTGCATCGGCCAGGCGTACGCCACCAGCGTCTACAAGACGGCGCTGGTCCAGCACTTCGACACCAGTCTGACCGCGATCGGGATCATCTTCTCGATCGCCATCGTCATGCTCGGGCTCTCCGCCGCGGTCTTCGGCACGTGGGTAGACCGCAACGGGCCCCGCGCGGCGATGTTCGTCGCGGCGATCTGCTGGTCGGTCGGCTTCCTGGTCGGCTCGCTCGGCATCGCCACCGGGCAGCTGTGGCTGCTCTACCTCGGCTACGGCGTCATCGGCGGGATCGGGCTGGGCATCGGCTACATCTCGCCGGTCAGCACGCTGATCAAGTGGTTCCCCGACCGGCCGGGGCTGGCCACCGGCCTGGCGATCATGGGCTTCGGCGGTGGTGCGCTCATCGCCTCGCCGCTGTCCAAGCAGCTCATGGACTGGTACGACCCCGACTACACCGGCGCCGCCGACCAGGTGCCCGCCGGCTCCGCGGTCGCGCTGCTGTTCCTGACCCTGGGCCTGATCTACCTGGTCTACATGATGTTCGGCGCGTTCATCATCCGGGTGCCCGCCGACGACTGGAAGCCCGCCGGCTGGGACCCCTCGTCGGTCAAGCAGAAGTCCCTGGTCACCACCGAGAGCGTCTCGGCCGGCAACGCGATCAAGACGCCGCAGTTCTGGCTGCTGTGGGTCGTGCTGTTCTGCAACGTCACGGCCGGCATCGGGATCCTCGAGCAGGCCAGCCCGATGATCCAGGACTTCTTCCGCGACGGCACCACCTCGACCGTGGCCGCGGCGGCCGCCGCCGGGTTCGTCGGGCTGCTCTCCCTGTTCAACATGGGCGGCCGGTTCGCCTGGTCGACGACGTCGGACTACATCGGCCGCAAGCCGATGTACATGATCTACCTCGGCGTCGGCCTGGTGCTCTACGTCCTGCTGGCCACCGTGGGCAGCAGCGCGACCTGGTTGTTCGTCCTGCTCGCCGCGCTGATCATCTCGTTCTACGGCGGCGGCTTCGCGACGGTCCCGGCCTACCTGCGTGACCTGTTCGGCACGTTCCAGGTCGGCGCCATCCACGGCCGGTTGCTCACCGCCTGGTCGGCAGCGGGGATCGCCGGTCCGCTGATCGTCAACGGCGTCCTGGACACGCAGGGCACCCCGGGTGAGCTGGTCGCCGGCGACTACCGGCCGGCGCTTTTCATCATGGTCGGCCTGCTGGCCATCGGCTTCATCGCCAACCTGCTGATCCGCCCGGTGGCGGCGAAGTGGCACGAGCCCCGGCGCGACGCCGTCGCCGCCCAGACCCACGAACGGAGCGCCGCCCGATGACCACGCCCAACCCGGAGCAGACGCACACCCCGGTCGCGATGATCGTGCTGGCCTGGGCCCTGGTCGGCATCCCGCTGCTCTACGGCCTGATCCAGACCATCCGGGCCGCGAGCACGCTGTTCACCGGATAGGCCGCAGGGGGAGGTGAGCGCTCAGGTCGGCGCGGTTGCCGCTGGCGCTCACCTTCCCGCCGGCCACGGCGTCGTCCCAGGTGAGGGCGCCGGTGGCCAGTCGCAGCCAGGTCGCCGCGTCGGTCTCGACCACGTTCGGCGGGGTCCCGCGCGTGTGCCGGGGTCCGGGCACCAGCTGGACGGCGACGTGCGGCGGCACGCGCAGCTCCACCGAGCGCCCCGGCACCTGCTGGGCCAGCCAGCGGGCCGTCGTCTTCACCGCGGCACCGACGACGGCGCGCGCCGGCTGCTCGTCCTCCCCGGCCAGCCACGCCCGCACCGGCGCGACGGCGGCGACCAGCTCCTCGGCGGGGATCGGCTGCGAGGCCGCCATCAGCTCGCCTGGACGGTCGCTTCCGGGGTCCCGAACAGTGCCGGGAGCGTCGCCGCCCAGACCGCCCGCAGCTCGGCCAGCGGCAGCTCGGCTCCGCCGTCGACGGCCAGCGAGTCGCCGCCCGTCGTCCCGAGCTCGGTGACCGGCACGCCGGCCCAGTCGGCCGTCGCCTTCACCGCACCCGGCTCGGTCGTGGTGACGACGACGCGGCCGGTGGACTCGCTGAACAGCGCGACGAACGGATCGCCACCCAGGCTCAGCCGCGCACCCACGCCGTAACGCAGGGCCGACTCGGCCAGCGCCTGCGCCAGGCCCCCGTCGGACAGGTCGTGCGCGGAGCTCAGCTGCCCCTCGCGGGACAGGGCGCCGAGCAGGTCGGCCAGCCTCCGCTCCGCCTCGAGGTCGAGCGCGGGCGGCCGGCCGCCCAGGTGGCCGTGCACGACCGAGGCCCACGCCGAGCCGCCGAGCTCCGGCTTCGTCGCGCCCAGCAGGAGCACGGTCTCGCCGGGCTTGCGCCAACCGGACGGCACCCGCTGCCGGACGTCGTCGTGCACGCCGAGCACGCCGATCACCGGCGTCGGGTTGATCGCGACATCGCCGGTCTGGTTGTAGAGGCTCACGTTGCCGCCGGTCACCGGCAGGCCGAGCACCCGGCAGGCGTCGGCCAGGCCGCGCACCGCCTCGGCGAACTGCCACATGACCTCGGGCTCCTCCGGGGAGCCGAAGTTCAGGCAGTTGGTGACCGCGAGCGGGCGCGCCCCGCTCACCGCGACGTTGCGGTAGGCCTCGGCCAGGTTCAGCTGCGCCCCGGCGTACGGGTCGAGCCGGGAGAACCGGGCGTTGCCGTCGAGGGCCAGCGCGATGCCGCGGTGGCTCTCCTCGTCGATCCGCACGACACCGGCGTCCTCGGGCTGGGCGAGCACCGTGTTGCCGCGGACGTAGCGGTCGTACTGCTCGGTGACCCAGGTCTTGTCGGCGCCGTCCGGGCTGGCCAGCACCGCCAGCCAGTGCGCCTGCAGCTCCGCCGGGGTCGACGGCCGCGGCAGCCGCCCGGCGTCGTCGGCCTGCAGGTCGTCGAGGTCCTGCGGGCGGGTCATCGGCCGGTCGTAGACCGGGCCCTCGTGGGCGACGGTGCGTGGCGGGACGTCGACGATCCGCTCGCCGTGCCAGTCGACGGTGAGCCGGTCGCCGTCGGTCACCTCACCGATGACCGTGGCCAGCACGTCCCACTTCGCGCAGACGGCGAGGAACTGCTCGACCTTGGCCGGCTCGACGATCGCGCACATGCGCTCCTGCGACTCGCTCATCAGGATCTCGGCCGGGGTGAGCGTGGAGTCGCGCAGCGGGACGGTGTCGAGGTCGACGTGCATGCCGCCGGTGCCGGCGCTGGCCAGCTCCGACGTCGCGCAGGACAGCCCGGCGCCGCCGAGGTCCTGGATGCCGGTGACGAGGTCGGCGGCGAAGATCTCCAGGCACGCCTCGATGAGCAGCTTCTCGGTGAACGGGTCGCCGACCTGCACGCTGGGCCGCTTGGCCGGGCCCTCGGCGTCGAAGGTCTCGCTCGCGAGCACGGACACCCCGCCGATGCCGTCGCCGCCGGTGCGCGCCCCGAACAGGATCACCTTGTTGCCGACGCCCTCGGCCTTGGCCAGCCGGACGTCCTCGTGCTTCATCACGCCGACGCACAGCGCGTTGACCAGCGGGTTGCCGGCGTAGCAGTCGTCGAAGAGCAGCTCGCCGCCGATGTTGGGCAGGCCCAGGCAGTTGCCGTAGCCGCCGACGCCGGCGACCACGCCGGGCAGCACGCGCGCGGTGTCGGGGGCGTCGGCGCGACCGAAGCGCAGCGAGTCCATGACGGCGACCGGGCGGGCGCCCATCGTGAGGATGTCGCGCACGATGCCGCCGACGCCGGTCGCGGCGCCCTGGTAGGGCTCGACGTAGCTCGGGTGGTTGTGCGACTCGACCTTGAAGGTGACCGCGTAGCCGTCGCCGACGTCGACCACCCCGGCGTTCTCGCCGATGCCGACGAGGAGGGCCTCGCTGCGCGGCAGGTCGCCGAAGCGGCGCAGGTGCACCTTCGAGGACTTGTAGGAGCAGTGCTCGCTCCACATGACGCTGTACATCGCGAGCTCGGCGGTGGTCGGCCGGCGGCCCAGGATGTCGCGGATGCGCAGGTACTCGTCGGACTTCAGCCCGAGCTCGGCCCAGGGCTGCTCGTCGTCCGGCGACTTCGCGGCGAGCTCGACGGTGTCGATCATGCGGTGACGACCGCCTTCAGCACGGAGGTGAAGAACCCGAGCCCGTCGGTCGAGGGCCCGGTGAGGTCCTCGATCGCGTGCTCGGGGTGCGGCATGAGCCCGACGACGCGGCCGTTCTCGCTGGTCACCCCGGCGATGTCGCGGAGGCTGCCGTTGGGGTTGCCGTCGACGTAGCGGAAGACGACGCGGTTCTCCGCTTCGAGCCGGTCGAGGTCGGCCGGGGCGGCGACGTAGCGGCCCTCGCCGTTCTTGACCGGGATCACGATCCGCTGGCCCTGCGCGTAGTCACCGGTCCACGACGTGTCGTCGCGCTCGACGCGGAGCACCTGGTCGCGGTTGCGGAAGTGCAGGTGGCTGTTGCGGGTCAGCGCGCCGGGCAGCAGCCCCGCCTCGCAGAGCACCTGGAAGCCGTTGCAGATGCCGAGCACCGGCAGCCCCTGCCGCGCCCTGGTGACGACGTCCTGCATCAACGGCGCGCGGGCGGCGATCGCGCCGGCCCGCAGGTAGTCGCCGTAGGAGAAGCCGCCGGGCAGGACGACGGCGTCGACGTCCTTCAGGTCGTGGTCGGCGTGCCAGAGGGCGACGGGTTCACCGCCGGCCAGGCGCACCGCACGCGCGGCGTCGACGTCGTCCAGAGAGCCCGGGAAGGTGATGACCCCGATGCGCACAAGCAGGTCCTTCAGTCGGTCGGGAGGTGCAGCTCGACGTCCTCGATGACGGGGTTGGCCAGCAGGGTCTCGGCGATCTGCTTCAGCTCCGCCTCGTCGGGCGTGCCCTCGACGTCGAGGACGAAGTGCTTGCCCTGGCGCACGCTGCGCACGCCGTCGTGGCCGAGCCGGCCGAGTGCGCCGAGCACCGCCTGACCCTGGGGGTCGGAGATCTCCGGCTTCAGGACGACGTCGACGACCACCCGCGGCACGCCGACGAGACTACCTGGCGTCCTCGAGGGCCCCGAGATCTCACCGGGGTCAGCAGGTGATGGACGCGCTGGAGAGCGACTCGGCGGTCCAGCCGTAGGACGTGGTGGTGGTGACGGTGAAGACCGTGGACGCGCCGGTCAGCTTGTCGACCGTGGTCCTCAGGGCGGTGCTACCGGTCCCGGTCGTGCCCACCATGGTCACCTGACCGTCGCTGCGGTAGGCGGTGACGGCATACCCGTTGATCCGCGCGGAGGGGCTGGGCTGCCAGGAGATCGTGACGTCGATCCAGCGGGCGTTCGAGCAGGAGTTCTTCACGGCGGTGACACCGGTCGGGGCCGTGATCGCATTGGTGGTGATCGAGGTGCTGCCGCCCACCGATTCGGAGAACGACGCCTCGGCCGCGAGGCCGCCGGCCAGGACCGTGCTGACCGCCAGCACGAGCACCAGGACGGCGCGGCGGGCGGTGGACACGGTGGCCACTCTGGTGGCCGACGCGCGAGGTCCCCGCACGGGCGGCGCAAGGGATCCGCAAGAACCTCCTACGCGAAGGACCGGCCGGTCAGCTGCTCGTAGGCCGTGACGTAGCGCTCGCGGGTCGCGGCGACGACGTCGTCCGGGAGCTCCGGCGGGGTCGAGGTGCGGTCCCAGCCCGACTCGTTCGTCAGCCAGTCGCGGACGTACTGCTTGTCGTACGAGGGCTGCGCCGCACCGGGCGACCAGGAGGAGGCCGGCCAGAAGCGGGAGGAGTCGGGCGTCAGCACCTCGTCGGCGAGCACGAGCTCGTCGCCGTCCAGACCGAACTCGAACTTCGTGTCGGCCAGGACGATCCCGGCCGCCTCGGCGATCTCGGCCCCCCGCGAGTACAGCGCCAGCGTGAGCTCGCGCAGCTCCTCCGCGCGGCCGGCGCCCACGGCGGACACGACGGCGGCGAAGTCGATCGCCTCGTCGTGCTCCCCCACCTCCGCCTTGGTCGACGGCGTGAACACCGGTGCCGGCAGCCGTGAGCCCTCGACCAGCCCGGCCGGCAGCGCGACGTCGCGGATCGAGCCGGTCCGCGCGTACTCCTTGGTGCCCGAGCCGGACAGGTAGCCGCGGGCCACGCACTCGACCGGCAGCATCTCCAGCCGCCGCACCAGCATCGCCCGGCCGGCCACGTCGTCGGGCACGTCCGTCGCCGAGATCAGGTGGTGCGAGGCGCCGAAGGACTCCAGCACCGGCGTGAGCTGCTCGAACCACCACACCGACAGCTGGGTCAGCACCCGCCCCTTGTCGGGGATCGGGGTCGGCAGGACGTGGTCGTAGGCGGAGATGCGGTCGGAGGCCACGAGCAGCAGGCGGTCGGGGGCGGCCGGGGTGGAGGCGTCGTAGATCTCGCGCACCTTGCCCCGCGCGAGGAGGGGCAGCTCGACGCTCACCGCAGGGCCGCGACGCGCTCGAACAGCGGGCCGAGGTTCTGCACGTACCGCTCCGGCCGGCAGATCTCGTCCAGCCGCGCCTCGTCGAGCTCGACGCCGTCCGCCTTGGCGCGCGAGCGCAGCGTGGCGCGGAACGGCGTCCCGGTGTTCCACGTCTCCATCGCCGCCGACTGCACCAGCGCGTAGGCCTCCTCGCGGGACAGCCCGCCCTCGACCAGCTCCAGCAGCACCGACGAGGTGTAGATCAGGCCGCCGGTCGACTCCAGGTTGACCCGCATCCGGTCGGCGTCGACGACCAGGTTCTCCACCAGACCGGTGGTCAGGTGCAGCAGGTAGTCGGTGGTGATCGCCGCGTCGGGCAGGAACACGCGCTCGGTCGAGGAGTGCGAGATGTCCCGCTCGTGCCACAGCGGGATGCCCTCCATCACCGGCACGATCGCCGCCCGGACGACCCGCGCCAGCCCGGCGATGCGCTCGGAGCGGATGGGGTTCTTCTTGTGCGGCATCGCGCTGGAGCCCTTCTGGCCCGAGCCGAACGCCTCCGACAGCTCCCGCACCTCGGTCCGCTGCCCGTGCCGCACCTCGAGCGCGACCGTCTCGCAGACGGTGGCGATGATGGCCAGCG
Protein-coding regions in this window:
- a CDS encoding MBL fold metallo-hydrolase, with translation MTPRIEKVVVSGVFSLDGQDFDVDNNVWLVGDDDEVLVIDAPHDAAPIVAAIGGRRVTAIVLTHGHNDHITAAPALRGATGAPIWFNPADRMLWDMTHDGVDPDEELGEGTTFRVAGVTLMALSTPGHSPGSTCLHAPDLGAVFTGDTLFHGGPGATGRSFSDKPTILDSIRSKLLTLPGDTVVHTGHGDDTRISAETGNVQ
- a CDS encoding S-(hydroxymethyl)mycothiol dehydrogenase, with protein sequence MPYEVRGVVARAKGQPVSIETIVVPDPGPGEAVVDVQACGVCHTDLHYREGGINDDFPFLLGHEAAGVVSAVGEGVTNVAVGDYVILNWRAVCGQCRACLKGEPQYCFNTHNAAQKMTLLDGTVLSPALGIGAFVEKTLVHSGQCTKVDPAAPPTAAGLLGCGVMAGVGAAINTGAVKRGESVAVFGCGGVGDAAIAGAKLAGATTIVAVDIDDRKLEWARKLGATHTVNSTNEDAVEAVKALTGGFGADVAIDAVGHPKVFEQAFYARDLAGRVVMVGVPTPDMKVELPAIEIFGRGGAIKSSWYGDCLPSRDFPMLIDLYLQGRFPLDEFVSETIALKDVEEAFEKMHRGEVLRSVVVF
- a CDS encoding L-lactate MFS transporter, which gives rise to MAVPGFLARERIIAKPGFNRWLIPPAALAVHLCIGQAYATSVYKTALVQHFDTSLTAIGIIFSIAIVMLGLSAAVFGTWVDRNGPRAAMFVAAICWSVGFLVGSLGIATGQLWLLYLGYGVIGGIGLGIGYISPVSTLIKWFPDRPGLATGLAIMGFGGGALIASPLSKQLMDWYDPDYTGAADQVPAGSAVALLFLTLGLIYLVYMMFGAFIIRVPADDWKPAGWDPSSVKQKSLVTTESVSAGNAIKTPQFWLLWVVLFCNVTAGIGILEQASPMIQDFFRDGTTSTVAAAAAAGFVGLLSLFNMGGRFAWSTTSDYIGRKPMYMIYLGVGLVLYVLLATVGSSATWLFVLLAALIISFYGGGFATVPAYLRDLFGTFQVGAIHGRLLTAWSAAGIAGPLIVNGVLDTQGTPGELVAGDYRPALFIMVGLLAIGFIANLLIRPVAAKWHEPRRDAVAAQTHERSAAR
- a CDS encoding MFS transporter small subunit; this translates as MTTPNPEQTHTPVAMIVLAWALVGIPLLYGLIQTIRAASTLFTG
- a CDS encoding sterol carrier family protein — encoded protein: MAASQPIPAEELVAAVAPVRAWLAGEDEQPARAVVGAAVKTTARWLAQQVPGRSVELRVPPHVAVQLVPGPRHTRGTPPNVVETDAATWLRLATGALTWDDAVAGGKVSASGNRADLSAHLPLRPIR
- the purL gene encoding phosphoribosylformylglycinamidine synthase subunit PurL codes for the protein MIDTVELAAKSPDDEQPWAELGLKSDEYLRIRDILGRRPTTAELAMYSVMWSEHCSYKSSKVHLRRFGDLPRSEALLVGIGENAGVVDVGDGYAVTFKVESHNHPSYVEPYQGAATGVGGIVRDILTMGARPVAVMDSLRFGRADAPDTARVLPGVVAGVGGYGNCLGLPNIGGELLFDDCYAGNPLVNALCVGVMKHEDVRLAKAEGVGNKVILFGARTGGDGIGGVSVLASETFDAEGPAKRPSVQVGDPFTEKLLIEACLEIFAADLVTGIQDLGGAGLSCATSELASAGTGGMHVDLDTVPLRDSTLTPAEILMSESQERMCAIVEPAKVEQFLAVCAKWDVLATVIGEVTDGDRLTVDWHGERIVDVPPRTVAHEGPVYDRPMTRPQDLDDLQADDAGRLPRPSTPAELQAHWLAVLASPDGADKTWVTEQYDRYVRGNTVLAQPEDAGVVRIDEESHRGIALALDGNARFSRLDPYAGAQLNLAEAYRNVAVSGARPLAVTNCLNFGSPEEPEVMWQFAEAVRGLADACRVLGLPVTGGNVSLYNQTGDVAINPTPVIGVLGVHDDVRQRVPSGWRKPGETVLLLGATKPELGGSAWASVVHGHLGGRPPALDLEAERRLADLLGALSREGQLSSAHDLSDGGLAQALAESALRYGVGARLSLGGDPFVALFSESTGRVVVTTTEPGAVKATADWAGVPVTELGTTGGDSLAVDGGAELPLAELRAVWAATLPALFGTPEATVQAS
- the purQ gene encoding phosphoribosylformylglycinamidine synthase subunit PurQ, which translates into the protein MRIGVITFPGSLDDVDAARAVRLAGGEPVALWHADHDLKDVDAVVLPGGFSYGDYLRAGAIAARAPLMQDVVTRARQGLPVLGICNGFQVLCEAGLLPGALTRNSHLHFRNRDQVLRVERDDTSWTGDYAQGQRIVIPVKNGEGRYVAAPADLDRLEAENRVVFRYVDGNPNGSLRDIAGVTSENGRVVGLMPHPEHAIEDLTGPSTDGLGFFTSVLKAVVTA
- the purS gene encoding phosphoribosylformylglycinamidine synthase subunit PurS — protein: MPRVVVDVVLKPEISDPQGQAVLGALGRLGHDGVRSVRQGKHFVLDVEGTPDEAELKQIAETLLANPVIEDVELHLPTD
- a CDS encoding phosphoribosylaminoimidazolesuccinocarboxamide synthase — encoded protein: MSVELPLLARGKVREIYDASTPAAPDRLLLVASDRISAYDHVLPTPIPDKGRVLTQLSVWWFEQLTPVLESFGASHHLISATDVPDDVAGRAMLVRRLEMLPVECVARGYLSGSGTKEYARTGSIRDVALPAGLVEGSRLPAPVFTPSTKAEVGEHDEAIDFAAVVSAVGAGRAEELRELTLALYSRGAEIAEAAGIVLADTKFEFGLDGDELVLADEVLTPDSSRFWPASSWSPGAAQPSYDKQYVRDWLTNESGWDRTSTPPELPDDVVAATRERYVTAYEQLTGRSFA